From a region of the Lentilactobacillus curieae genome:
- a CDS encoding serine hydrolase, producing the protein MKLKQLFKTVIITAVASVSFTTMGSFASNMENAQASSTGVKYAKSAAAMDVNSSKVAWSKNGNTLRPIASISKLMTLYLVREKLDDTSATWNSKVNTSYWGLKSMGKSSVYGGFKFKKNSYTVRDLYLAALIESSNNAAIALGQWVAGGYTPTANKRFLKMMNTQAKKWHFTRAKFVSANGMENNELAKYGYGVSGSYANLLSANYVAHMARHLINDYPDITDDSSIKSMKVDGQTLYNYNNLLPGRKYYQSSLNVDGLKTGYTDPAGYCFVGTAQKAGHDRIVTVVLHDANEFTETRSLMNYMYNNNLA; encoded by the coding sequence ATGAAATTAAAACAATTATTTAAGACAGTAATTATCACTGCTGTCGCTTCTGTTTCATTTACAACAATGGGTAGTTTTGCATCAAATATGGAAAACGCCCAAGCATCATCAACTGGTGTTAAGTACGCTAAGTCAGCAGCAGCAATGGATGTTAACAGCAGTAAAGTTGCTTGGTCAAAAAACGGTAACACCTTGCGACCAATCGCTTCAATCTCAAAACTTATGACGTTGTATCTAGTTCGTGAAAAACTTGATGACACATCAGCAACTTGGAACTCAAAAGTTAACACAAGTTACTGGGGTCTTAAGTCAATGGGTAAATCATCAGTTTATGGTGGTTTCAAATTCAAAAAGAACTCATACACAGTTCGTGACCTTTACTTGGCTGCATTGATTGAATCATCAAACAACGCTGCTATTGCTTTAGGCCAATGGGTTGCTGGTGGGTATACACCAACTGCTAACAAGCGTTTCTTAAAGATGATGAATACTCAAGCTAAGAAGTGGCACTTTACCAGAGCCAAGTTTGTTTCAGCAAATGGTATGGAAAACAACGAATTAGCTAAGTATGGTTACGGTGTTTCTGGTTCATACGCTAACCTTCTTTCAGCAAATTACGTTGCCCACATGGCTCGTCACTTAATTAATGACTATCCAGACATTACCGACGATTCAAGTATCAAGAGCATGAAGGTTGATGGCCAAACTCTTTACAACTACAACAACCTACTACCGGGTAGAAAGTACTACCAATCTTCACTTAACGTTGATGGTTTGAAGACTGGTTACACTGATCCTGCTGGTTACTGTTTCGTAGGAACTGCTCAAAAAGCAGGCCACGACAGAATCGTAACGGTTGTTCTCCACGATGCTAATGAATTCACCGAAACTCGTTCATTAATGAACTACATGTACAATAACAATTTAGCTTAA
- a CDS encoding alpha-galactosidase, which yields MTIEYNDASKTFHLQTKHTSYVFHVLENGELGQIYYGTKIHAKDNYSNLTTRELKDATVAWKIDKPDFQPDILKFEYSALGSGDFRFPAFQLTFNNGSRISEFKYASYEIKSGKRRLDGLPATFGSADDGSQTLIITLRDETVGVDLQLSYSVFPDQDVIVRSSKFINHGTERVVIDHAFSSELDLPDSNYDLIEFPGAWARERHFTRSKLKPGYQGAGSLRTASSHQANPFMMLARPDTGENSGEVFGFNLVYSGNFLDQVEVDQFDGSRVLIGINPNEFSWNLEPGDTFQTPEAVQTFSNQGMNALSQQLADFYQQHLVNQIYAHSTRPILVNNWEATYFNFNENKLMEIVKTAKSVGIEMFVLDDGWFGERNDDTTSLGDWFVDKSKFPNGIGHFANQVHELGMKLGVWFEPEMISKQSQLYGEHPDWMIQTPGRHQTPGRNQFVLDMSRPEVVDYLVDSISKIIDETQLDYIKWDMNRYITEMYGQKLAANQQLEMGHRYILGVYDLYERLTKAHPEVLFESCASGGGRFDLGMMYYAPQAWTSDDTDAVERMKIQHGTSYGYSQSMMGAHVSAVPNDQTGRYTELNTRARVAYFGDFGYELDLTKMTDSELAEVRKQVEFYKKYREVFQFGKFYRLESPFNGNVTSWQVVSPDRDLAIVGRFQLLNIPNSPYLRIKFKGLDPDKQYRVNDSEEIFYGDELMNAGYFVPEILTNSKKQGLRTADFSSQLFIIKAV from the coding sequence ATGACAATTGAATATAATGATGCTTCAAAAACATTTCATCTACAAACAAAACACACGAGTTATGTATTCCATGTACTTGAAAACGGAGAGCTAGGTCAGATCTATTACGGAACAAAAATTCATGCCAAAGATAATTACTCAAACCTAACGACCCGGGAATTGAAAGATGCTACAGTGGCGTGGAAAATTGACAAACCAGACTTTCAGCCGGATATTCTTAAATTTGAATATTCAGCTTTAGGTAGTGGTGATTTTAGATTTCCAGCGTTTCAACTAACATTTAATAATGGCAGCCGGATTTCAGAATTTAAGTATGCTAGTTATGAAATCAAGTCAGGAAAACGGCGGTTAGATGGATTACCAGCTACATTTGGTTCCGCTGATGACGGTAGTCAGACTCTGATTATTACTCTCAGAGACGAGACTGTGGGTGTGGATTTACAGCTTAGCTACTCGGTTTTTCCTGATCAAGATGTGATTGTTCGCAGTTCTAAATTTATAAATCATGGTACTGAAAGGGTGGTAATTGACCACGCATTCAGTAGTGAGTTAGATTTGCCTGATAGCAATTATGATCTGATTGAGTTTCCGGGAGCCTGGGCTCGTGAGAGACACTTTACCCGTTCAAAACTAAAACCTGGATATCAGGGAGCTGGAAGTCTCCGCACGGCATCCAGCCACCAAGCAAACCCATTTATGATGCTTGCTCGGCCAGATACAGGTGAGAATTCTGGTGAAGTGTTTGGATTCAATTTAGTATATTCTGGGAATTTCTTGGATCAGGTTGAGGTTGATCAATTTGATGGTTCTCGTGTGCTTATTGGCATCAATCCAAACGAATTTTCATGGAATTTAGAGCCGGGAGATACATTCCAGACTCCGGAAGCTGTCCAGACATTTTCTAACCAAGGGATGAATGCGTTAAGTCAACAATTGGCTGACTTTTATCAACAGCATCTGGTTAATCAAATATATGCTCATTCAACCCGCCCGATTTTAGTAAATAACTGGGAAGCAACTTACTTCAACTTTAATGAAAATAAGTTGATGGAGATTGTTAAAACTGCCAAGTCGGTTGGAATAGAAATGTTTGTGTTAGATGATGGTTGGTTTGGTGAACGCAATGACGATACGACTTCTTTAGGCGATTGGTTTGTTGATAAAAGCAAATTTCCAAATGGAATTGGTCACTTCGCTAATCAAGTTCATGAACTCGGGATGAAACTGGGTGTGTGGTTTGAACCAGAAATGATTTCCAAACAATCTCAGTTGTACGGTGAACATCCTGACTGGATGATTCAAACGCCAGGCCGTCATCAAACGCCTGGTAGAAATCAATTTGTACTTGATATGTCGCGTCCGGAAGTGGTTGATTATTTAGTTGACTCGATTAGTAAAATTATTGATGAAACGCAACTTGATTACATTAAATGGGATATGAATCGCTACATCACTGAAATGTATGGACAAAAGCTGGCAGCCAACCAACAATTGGAGATGGGACATCGATATATTCTTGGTGTTTATGACCTCTATGAACGGTTAACTAAGGCACACCCTGAAGTGCTATTTGAATCTTGTGCTTCGGGTGGAGGTAGGTTTGATCTAGGGATGATGTATTATGCTCCGCAAGCTTGGACAAGCGATGATACGGATGCCGTTGAAAGAATGAAAATTCAACACGGAACATCGTATGGGTATTCTCAATCAATGATGGGTGCCCATGTATCAGCTGTTCCTAACGACCAAACGGGACGCTATACTGAGTTGAACACTAGGGCAAGAGTTGCCTACTTTGGTGATTTTGGTTATGAGTTAGATTTGACCAAAATGACTGACTCTGAGCTAGCAGAGGTTAGGAAACAGGTCGAATTTTATAAGAAGTATCGTGAAGTCTTCCAGTTTGGTAAATTTTACCGTTTGGAAAGCCCCTTTAATGGTAACGTTACTAGCTGGCAAGTGGTCAGCCCTGACAGAGATTTGGCAATTGTTGGCCGTTTCCAATTATTAAATATTCCCAATTCACCATACTTGAGAATCAAATTTAAAGGGCTAGATCCGGATAAACAATACCGGGTCAACGATTCAGAGGAAATTTTTTATGGGGATGAATTGATGAACGCTGGTTACTTTGTCCCTGAGATTTTAACTAATTCAAAGAAGCAAGGACTAAGGACAGCAGACTTTAGTTCCCAGCTATTTATTATCAAAGCTGTATAG
- a CDS encoding M20/M25/M40 family metallo-hydrolase — protein sequence MKDTEKVQILKDLINIPSVNGNEEAVSDYLVQLFGLHGIKAKKIQQFPGRTDLVAEIGDGGHPIIGLSGHQDTVKTDSIKWADDPFIAVEKDGLIYGLGASDMKSGLAEFVIMMIELKDMNAVTHGTLRFMATISEELTEQGAKHLTELGYADDLDALIISEPTGVPLENIREYFQGGAFIDPHEYFKLQTALETSKQQDGEQHFIVGAHKGWMTYKVEARGKSVHSSMPSLGVNAVDSLVQYYLAEKEFYSKLEYQNSLLGKTVYAPDVFHGGEQVNSVPDYAYEQVKVRTIPEFPNNQLIEALQLIITELNETPTIDLKLTVEYSEDPVINFGRSELTHLLQENASQFLKQPLPLPTIGVSLGTDASEFVRGNPEMEVVILGPGNTSAHQVNEYVDVQVYLKMIDLFKTSVISYLQK from the coding sequence GTGAAAGATACCGAAAAAGTACAAATACTAAAAGACTTAATTAATATTCCCTCAGTTAACGGTAATGAAGAAGCTGTTAGTGACTACTTAGTTCAGTTATTTGGATTGCATGGAATCAAGGCCAAAAAGATTCAACAATTTCCTGGTAGAACGGACTTAGTTGCTGAGATTGGGGATGGTGGTCACCCAATAATTGGTTTGAGTGGGCATCAAGATACTGTTAAAACGGACTCAATAAAATGGGCGGATGATCCATTCATTGCTGTAGAAAAAGACGGTCTAATCTATGGGTTAGGTGCTAGCGACATGAAGTCAGGACTGGCGGAATTTGTAATTATGATGATTGAACTAAAAGATATGAATGCCGTCACCCACGGAACCCTCAGGTTTATGGCAACGATTTCCGAGGAGTTAACTGAGCAAGGAGCAAAGCATCTCACGGAGTTAGGATATGCTGACGATCTAGATGCATTGATAATCAGTGAGCCAACTGGAGTTCCATTGGAAAACATCCGTGAATATTTCCAAGGCGGAGCATTTATTGATCCCCACGAATACTTTAAATTGCAGACTGCCCTTGAGACTAGTAAGCAGCAAGATGGCGAACAACATTTTATCGTTGGTGCCCATAAAGGCTGGATGACTTATAAAGTTGAAGCAAGGGGAAAGTCTGTTCACAGTTCTATGCCAAGTCTAGGGGTTAACGCTGTTGATAGTCTGGTTCAGTATTACCTTGCTGAAAAGGAATTTTATTCTAAACTAGAATATCAAAATTCGCTTTTGGGGAAAACAGTATATGCTCCGGACGTTTTCCATGGTGGGGAACAGGTCAATTCAGTTCCGGACTATGCATATGAGCAGGTTAAAGTGCGGACAATCCCAGAATTTCCCAATAATCAATTGATTGAGGCTTTACAGTTAATTATTACTGAACTTAACGAGACGCCGACAATCGACTTAAAACTTACAGTTGAGTATAGCGAAGATCCCGTGATTAACTTTGGTAGAAGCGAGTTAACCCATTTATTGCAAGAAAATGCTAGCCAGTTTTTAAAGCAACCTTTGCCGTTACCGACAATTGGGGTTTCGTTAGGCACGGATGCGTCTGAATTTGTTAGAGGTAATCCAGAAATGGAAGTGGTAATTCTTGGACCGGGTAACACATCCGCACATCAAGTTAACGAGTACGTTGATGTTCAAGTTTATTTAAAAATGATCGATTTGTTTAAGACTTCGGTGATTAGCTATTTACAAAAATAA